The Arachis hypogaea cultivar Tifrunner chromosome 14, arahy.Tifrunner.gnm2.J5K5, whole genome shotgun sequence genome has a segment encoding these proteins:
- the LOC112795483 gene encoding heat shock cognate 70 kDa protein-like, with translation MAKKQKGRAIGIDLGTTYSCVAAWEKQNGRAEIIVNDQGNRTTPSFVAFTDSHRFIGDAAKNQAAANPSNTIFDAKRLIGRKYKDPTIENDLKLWPFKVVSGVDDKPMIMVNYKGKEKCLAAEEISSMILTKMKEIAEAYMDSSVNNAVITVPAYFNDSQRKATKDAGIIAGLNVIRIINEPTAAALAYGLQKRGNCSGKRNVFIFDLGGGTFDVSLVTIEGDNIEVKATTGDTHLGGEDFDNRMVSHLVQEFKRKNGVDITGTPRALRRLRNECEKAKRILSHTNETTIEIDALFQGVDFRFSLTRACFEELNRDLFEKCMEIAQKCLDDAKMKKSKIHDVVLVGGSSRIPKVQSLLHNFFEGKELCKSINPDEAVAFGAAVQAALLSEDYSFVPPLVLVDVTPLSLGIKVKGDLMSVVIPRNTIIPAKRSAVYFTPKDYISTVTINVYEGERTKASDNNLLGTFPLSGLPLVFKGHPFNVYFELDFDGILKVRAEDKTTGSKNGITITNEKGRLSNAEINRMVKEAALFKEEDKKFKMMVKAKNALDDYIYKMEKAMEDSDVSSKVSPSKKQRIMAAFSEGKALIQNEHETEACVFENYLRRLQNICRPILINKVNTCFKMFGI, from the exons ATGGCAAAAAAACAAAAGGGTCGTGCAATAGGAATCGATCTAGGAACTACATACTCGTGTGTTGCAGCATGGGAAAAGCAAAATGGTCGTGCAGAGATTATTGTGAATGATCAAGGCAACAGAACTACACCTTCTTTCGTTGCCTTCACTGATTCTCACAGGTTCATTGGTGATGCTGCTAAAAATCAAGCTGCTGCCAACCCCTCTAACACCATCTTTG ATGCTAAAAGGTTGATTGGCAGAAAATACAAAGATCCCACAATTGAGAATGATCTTAAGTTATGGCCATTCAAGGTTGTATCTGGTGTTGATGACAAACCAATGATTATGGTGAACTACAAAGGCAAGGAAAAGTGTCTTGCTGCTGAAGAAATCTCATCTATGATTCTCACAAAGATGAAGGAGATTGCAGAGGCCTATATGGACTCTTCTGTGAACAATGCAGTGATTACAGTCCCTGCCTATTTCAATGACTCGCAGCGAAAAGCCACCAAAGATGCCGGCATCATTGCCGGCCTTAATGTCATCAGAATCATCAACGAACCAACAGCTGCGGCTCTTGCATATGGCCTTCAAAAGAGAGGCAACTGTTCCGGAAAGCGCAATGTTTTCATATTTGATCTTGGTGGTGGTACCTTTGATGTGTCTCTAGTCACAATTGAAGGTGATAACATTGAAGTTAAGGCCACTACCGGAGACACTCATCTCGGAGGGGAAGATTTTGATAACAGAATGGTGAGTCACTTGGTACAAGAGTTCAAAAGAAAGAACGGAGTTGACATTACTGGGACTCCCAGAGCACTGAGGAGGTTGAGAAATGAATGCGAGAAAGCGAAAAGGATACTGTCACATACTAATGAGACTACAATTGAGATAGATGCTTTGTTTCAAGGCGTTGATTTTCGGTTTTCTTTAACTCGTGCTTGCTTTGAGGAACTCAACAGGGACTTGTTTGAGAAGTGCATGGAGATTGCTCAGAAGTGTCTTGATGATGCTAAGATGAAGAAAAGCAAGATACATGATGTGGTCCTTGTTGGTGGATCTTCAAGAATCCCAAAAGTGCAGAGTTTATTACACAACTTCTTTGAAGGGAAGGAGCTTTGCAAGAGTATCAACCCGGATGAAGCCGTCGCTTTTGGCGCCGCTGTCCAAGCTGCATTGTTGAGTGAAGACTACAGCTTTGTCCCACCCTTGGTTCTGGTGGATGTAACTCCTCTGTCTCTTGGTATAAAAGTAAAAGGAGATTTGATGAGTGTTGTAATTCCTAGGAATACCATCATTCCTGCAAAAAGAAGTGCTGTGTATTTTACACCTAAAGATTATATATCCACTGTTACAATAAATGTGTATGAAGGTGAAAGGACAAAAGCCAGTGACAATAATTTGCTGGGTACGTTTCCGCTTTCGGGCCTTCCTCTTGTTTTTAAAGGCCATCCTTTCAATGTTTACTTTGAACTGGATTTTGATGGTATCTTGAAGGTTCGTGCTGAGGATAAAACAACTGGTAGCAAGAATGGAATTACGATTACTAATGAGAAAGGAAGACTCTCAAATGCTGAAATTAATAGAATGGTTAAGGAAGCTGCATTGTTCAAGGAAGAGGATAAGAAGTTCAAGATGATGGTAAAAGCAAAGAATGCTTTGGACGATTATATTTACAAAATGGAGAAAGCTATGGAGGATTCTGATGTAAGTTCTAAGGTTTCGCCTTCCAAAAAGCAGAGAATCATGGCTGCATTCAGTGAGGGAAAAGCTTTGATTCAGAATGAGCATGAAACTGAAGCTTGTGTGTTTGAGAACTATCTTAGAAGATTACAGAACATTTGTCGACCAATACTGATCAACAAGGTTAATACTTGCTTCAAAATGTTCGGGATATAA
- the LOC112795484 gene encoding heat shock cognate 70 kDa protein-like, whose protein sequence is MATKHKGRAIGIDLGTTYSCVAAWEEQNGRAEIIVNDQGNRTTPSFVAFTDTQRLIGDAAKNQAAANPSSTIFDAKRLIGRKYKDPTIENDLKLWPFKVVSGVDDKPMIMVNYKGQEKCLAAEEISSMILTKMKEIAEAYLESSVNNAVITVPAYFNDSQRKATKDAGVIAGLNVIRIINEPTAAALAYGLQKRDKCSGKRNVFIFDLGGGTFDVSLVTIENEVFEVKATAGDTHLGGEDFDNRMVSHLVQEFKRKNRVDITRDPRALRRLRNECEKAKRTLSHANETTIEIDALFKGIDFRFSITRARFEELNRDLFVKCMEIAQKCLDDAKMQKREIDDVVLVGGSSRIPKVQSLLHNFFEGKDLCKSINPDEAVAYGAAIQAALLSESYSIVPNMVLVDVTPLSLGIAIRGDLMSVVIPRNTAIPVKMGSVFVTIEDYQSAAAFPVYEGERSKASENNLLGLFSLSGLPLVPRGHPINVSFELDFDGILKVCAVDETTGNKNGITITNEKGRLSSAEIKRMIEEAAVFKEEDKKFKKMIKAKNALDYYVYRMEKALKDFDVSSMISPSEKQRINAALREGKSLIQSEHQTEASVFENYLKKLQNIYHPIVINEVHGYSDEETYD, encoded by the exons ATGGCAACAAAACATAAGGGTCGTGCAATAGGAATCGATCTTGGAACTACGTACTCCTGTGTTGCTGCATGGGAAGAACAGAATGGTCGTGCAGAGATTATTGTGAATGATCAAGGCAACAGAACAACACCTTCTTTTGTTGCCTTCACTGATACTCAAAGGTTGATTGGTGATGCTGCTAAAAATCAAGCTGCTGCCAACCCCTCCAGCACAATCTTTG ATGCTAAAAGGTTGATTGGCAGAAAATACAAAGATCCCACAATTGAGAATGATCTTAAGTTATGGCCATTCAAGGTTGTATCTGGTGTTGATGACAAACCAATGATTATGGTGAACTACAAAGGCCAGGAAAAGTGTCTTGCTGCTGAAGAAATCTCATCTATGATCCTCACAAAGATGAAGGAGATTGCAGAGGCCTATTTGGAGTCTTCTGTGAACAATGCAGTGATTACAGTCCCTGCCTATTTCAATGACTCGCAGCGAAAAGCCACCAAAGATGCCGGTGTCATTGCCGGCCTTAATGTCATTAGAATCATCAACGAACCAACAGCTGCAGCTCTTGCATATGGACTTCAAAAGAGAGATAAATGTTCCGGAAAGCGCAATGTTTTCATATTTGATCTTGGTGGTGGCACCTTTGATGTGTCTCTGGTCACAATTGAAAATGAAGTCTTTGAAGTTAAGGCCACTGCTGGAGACACCCATCTCGGAGGGGAAGATTTTGATAACAGAATGGTGAGTCACTTGGTACAAGAGTTCAAAAGAAAGAACAGAGTTGACATTACTAGGGATCCCAGGGCACTGAGGAGGTTGAGAAATGAATGTGAGAAGGCGAAAAGGACACTCTCACATGCTAATGAGACTACTATTGAGATAGATGCTTTGTTTAAAGGCATTGATTTTCGTTTTTCTATAACTCGTGCAAGGTTTGAAGAACTCAACAGGGACTTGTTTGTGAAGTGCATGGAGATTGCTCAGAAGTGTCTTGATGATGCTAAGATGCAGAAAAGAGAGATAGATGATGTGGTCCTTGTTGGTGGATCTTCTAGAATCCCAAAAGTGCAGAGTTTATTACACAACTTCTTTGAAGGAAAGGATCTTTGCAAGAGTATCAACCCGGATGAAGCTGTTGCTTATGGTGCTGCAATTCAAGCTGCTTTGCTTAGTGAAAGTTATAGCATTGTGCCAAACATGGTGCTAGTtgatgtcactcctttgtctctTGGTATAGCCATTCGTGGAGATTTGATGAGTGTAGTGATTCCGAGGAATACTGCCATTCCTGTTAAGATGGGTTCTGTATTTGTCACAATTGAAGATTATCAATCTGCTGCTGCATTCCCAGTTTATGAAGGTGAAAGGTCAAAAGCTAGTGAAAATAACTTGCTGGGTTTGTTTTCGCTTTCGGGGCTTCCTCTTGTTCCTCGAGGCCATCCTATCAATGTTAGCTTTGAACTTGATTTTGATGGTATCTTAAAGGTTTGTGCTGTGGATGAAACAACTGGTAACAAGAATGGAATCACCATTACTAATGAGAAAGGAAGACTCTCAAGTGCTGAAATTaagagaatgattgaggaagCTGCTGTGTTCAAGGAAGAGGATAAGAAGTTCAAGAAAATGATCAAAGCAAAGAATGCTTTGGATTATTATGTTTACAGGATGGAGAAAGCTTTGAAGGATTTTGATGTAAGCTCTATGATTTCACCTTCCGAAAAGCAGAGAATTAATGCTGCATTGAGAGAGGgaaaaagtttgattcagagtgAGCATCAAACTGAAGCTTCTGTGTTTGAGAACTATCTTAAAAAATTACAGAACATTTACCATCCAATAGTGATCAACGAGGTCCATGGATACAGTGATGAAGAAACTTATGattag
- the LOC114927610 gene encoding heat shock cognate 70 kDa protein-like, whose product MATKHKGRAIGIDLGTTYSCVAAWEEQNGRAEIIVNDQGNRTTPSFVAFTDTQRLIGDAAKNQAAANPSNTIFDAKRLIGRKFKDPTIENDLKLWPFKVVSGADDKPMIMVTYKRKEKCLAAEEISSMILTKMKEIAEAYLESSVNNAVITVPAYFNDSQRKATKDAGIIAGLNVIRIINEPTAAALAYGLQKRANCSEKRNIFVFDLGGGTFDVSLVTIEGDNFEVKATAGDTHLGGEDFDNRMVSHSVQEFQRKNKVDITGNPKSLRRLRNQCEKAKRTLSHTNETIIEIDALFQGIDFRLSMTRVKFEELNKDLFEKCMEIAQKCLDDAKMAKSDVHDVVLVGGSSRIPKVQSLLQGFFEGKDLCNSINPDEAVAYGAAVQAALLSEEYSIVPNLVLVDVTPLSLGIATKGDLMSVVIPKNTVIPVKMGAVFATIEDNQSTASFPVYEGERTKAKENNLLGKFKLSGLPLAPRGYPMNVSFELDFDGILKVSAEDETTGSKNGITITNEKGRLSSAEIKRMIEEAALFREEDKKFKKMVEAKNALDEYIYRMEKAMKDSDVSSKVSPSEKQRIMASLREGKRLLRSEEQHTEASVFEDFIKKLQKICQVIVINKVREYSDEDSDSDDCY is encoded by the exons ATGGCAACAAAACATAAGGGTCGTGCAATAGGAATCGATCTTGGAACTACATACTCCTGTGTTGCTGCATGGGAAGAGCAAAATGGTCGTGCAGAGATTATTGTGAATGATCAAGGCAACAGAACCACACCTTCTTTTGTTGCCTTCACTGATACTCAAAGGTTGATTGGTGATGCTGCTAAAAATCAAGCTGCTGCCAACCCCTCCAACACAATCTTTG ATGCTAAAAGGTTGATTGGCAGAAAATTCAAAGACCCCACAATTGAGAATGATCTTAAGTTGTGGCCTTTTAAGGTTGTATCTGGTGCTGATGACAAACCAATGATTATGGTtacctacaaaagaaaagaaaagtgtcttGCTGCTGAAGAAATCTCATCTATGATCCTCACAAAGATGAAGGAGATTGCAGAGGCCTATTTGGAGTCTTCTGTGAACAATGCAGTGATTACAGTCCCTGCCTATTTCAATGACTCGCAGCGAAAAGCCACCAAAGATGCCGGCATCATTGCCGGCCTTAATGTCATCAGAATCATCAATGAACCAACAGCAGCAGCTCTTGCATATGGCCTTCAAAAGAGAGCTAACTGTTCCGAAAAGCGAAATATTTTCGTATTTGATCTTGGAGGTGGTACCTTTGATGTGTCTCTAGTCACAATTGAAGGTGATAACTTTGAAGTTAAGGCCACTGCCGGAGACACTCATCTTGGAGGGGAGGATTTTGATAACAGAATGGTGAGTCACTCGGTACAAGAGTTCCAAAGAAAGAACAAAGTTGACATTACAGGGAATCCCAAATCATTGAGGAGGTTGAGAAACCAATGCGAGAAAGCAAAAAGGACACTTTCACATACTAATGAGACTATAATTGAGATAGATGCTTTATTTCAAGGCATTGATTTTCGTTTATCAATGACTCGTGTGAAGTTTGAGGAACTCAACAAAGACTTGTTTGAGAAGTGCATGGAGATTGCTCAGAAGTGTCTTGATGATGCCAAGATGGCCAAGAGTGATGTACATGATGTTGTCCTTGTTGGTGGATCTTCAAGAATTCCAAAAGTGCAGAGTTTATTGCAGGGTTTCTTTGAGGGAAAGGATCTTTGCAATAGTATCAACCCGGATGAAGCAGTTGCTTATGGTGCTGCAGTTCAAGCTGCATTGTTGAGTGAAGAATATAGCATTGTCCCAAACTTGGTTCTGGTGGATGTCACTCCTCTGTCTCTTGGCATAGCCACAAAAGGAGATTTAATGAGTGTAGTGATCCCCAAGAATACTGTAATTCCTGTAAAGATGGGTGCTGTTTTTGCCACAATTGAAGATAATCAATCCACTGCTTCATTCCCTGTGTATGAAGGAGAAAGGACAAAAGCCAAGGAAAATAATTTGCTTGGTAAGTTTAAGCTTTCGGGGCTTCCACTTGCTCCTCGAGGTTATCCTATGAATGTTAGCTTTGAACTTGATTTTGATGGTATCTTAAAGGTTAGTGCTGAGGATGAAACAACTGGTTCCAAGAATGGAATCACCATTACTAATGAGAAGGGAAGACTCTCAAGTGCTGAAATTaagagaatgattgaggaagCTGCATTGTTCAGGGAAGAGGATAAGAAGTTCAAGAAGATGGTGGAAGCAAAGAATGCTTTGGATGAATATATTTACAGGATGGAGAAAGCTATGAAGGATTCTGATGTAAGCTCGAAGGTTTCGCCTTCTGAAAAGCAGAGAATCATGGCTTCATTAAGAGAGGGAAAAAGATTGCTCCGGAGTGAGGAGCAGCACACTGAAGCTTCTGTGTTTGAGGACTTCATTAAGAAGTTACAGAAGATTTGTCAAGTGATAGTGATCAACAAGGTCCGTGAATACAGTGATGAAGATAGTGATTCTGATGATTGTTACTAA
- the LOC112798186 gene encoding heat shock cognate 70 kDa protein-like translates to MASKHVGHAIGIDLGTKYSCVAVWDDKNGGAKIIHNEQGNRTTPSCVAFTDSHRLVGDAAKNQAPFNPKNTIFDAKRLIGRKFSDSIIQADLNLWPFKVVAGVNDKPMISVEYKGEEKLLAAEEISSMILTKMKEIAEAFLESPVKNAVITVPAYFNDSQRKATQDAGAIAGLNVMKIINEPTAAALAYGLQKRGNCSGERNVFVFDLGGGTFDVSLVTIKDDVYEVKATTGDTHLGGEDFDNRMIDFFVKDFNKKNKVDISENPRSLRRLRTACERAKMNLSFVKETTIEVDSLFQGIDFCSLMTRSKFEELNKDLFVKCMDTVEKCLADAKVDKNSVHDVVLVGGSSRIPKLQNLLQDFFLGKDLCKSINPDEAVAYGAAVQAALLAENLNIALDLVLLDVTPLSLGISIKGDIMCVFIPRNSMIPTKHDKLFGTFEDNQSTAKIAVYEGERTRASDNNLLGLFCLSDLDPSPRRHPIKVCFDLDENGVLKVYAEESKTGKKKEITIVNEKGRLTAQEIKRMIQEAEMYKDDDEKFKEKVEAKIALEEYVYKMSAFMEDAKVSSKIKSSQKKIIEAAIGEARELLDSNQQKVETADFENCLHKLRSIFDPIIV, encoded by the exons ATGGCCTCAAAACATGTTGGACATGCAATAGGGATCGATCTTGGTACAAAGTACTCGTGTGTTGCTGTATGGGATGATAAAAATGGTGGTGCCAAGATCATTCATAATGAACAAGGCAACAGAACCACACCTTCTTGTGTTGCTTTCACTGACTCACACAGATTGGTTGGTGATGCTGCCAAAAATCAGGCACCATTCAACCCAAAAAACACTATCTTTG ATGCTAAGAGGTTGATTGGTAGGAAATTCAGTGATTCCATTATTCAAGCTGATTTGAATCTCTGGCCATTCAAAGTTGTAGCTGGTGTTAATGACAAGCCCATGATTTCTGTTGAATACAAAGGTGAAGAAAAGCTTCTTGCTGCTGAAGAAATCTCATCTATGATCCTAACAAAGATGAAGGAGATTGCAGAGGCTTTTCTTGAATCACCTGTGAAGAATGCTGTGATTACTGTCCCTGCTTATTTCAATGACTCTCAGCGAAAAGCTACACAAGATGCCGGCGCCATTGCCGGCCTCAATGTCATGAAGATCATCAATGAGCCTACTGCTGCAGCTCTTGCCTATGGCCTTCAGAAGAGAGGAAACTGTTCCGGAGAGCGAAATGTTTTCGTCTTTGATCTTGGTGGTGGTACTTTTGATGTGTCTCTTGTTACCATTAAAGATGATGTCTATGAAGTTAAGGCTACCACCGGAGACACTCATCTCGGAGGGGAAGATTTTGATAACAGAATGATAGATTTCTTTGTGAAAGACTTCAATAAGAAGAACAAAGTTGACATTAGTGAGAATCCAAGGTCTCTTAGGAGGTTAAGAACTGCATGTGAGAGGGCTAAAATGAATCTTTCATTTGTTAAAGAAACAACAATTGAGGTTGATTCTTTGTTCCAAGGCATTGATTTTTGCTCATTGATGACTCGTTCAAAGTTTGAGGAACTCAACAAGGACTTATTTGTGAAGTGTATGGACACTGTTGAGAAGTGTCTTGCTGATGCTAAAGTAGACAAGAACAGTGTTCATGATGTTGTTCTTGTTGGTGGATCTTCAAGGATTCCTAAACTGCAGAATCTTTTGCAAGATTTCTTTCTAGGAAAAGATCTTTGCAAGAGCATTAACCCGGATGAAGCAGTTGCTTATGGTGCTGCGGTTCAAGCTGCTTTATTGGCTGAAAACTTAAACATTGCACTGGATTTGGTTCTGTTAGATGTGACTCCTCTTTCTCTTGGTATTTCAATAAAAGGAGACATAATGTGTGTATTTATTCCAAGAAATTCTATGATTCCTACTAAGCATGACAAACTCTTTGGTACTTTCGAAGATAACCAATCCACGGCGAAGATAGCTGTTTATGAAGGGGAGAGAACAAGGGCTAGTGACAACAACTTGCTGGGATTGTTTTGTTTATCTGATCTTGATCCTTCTCCGCGACGCCACCCTATAAAAGTGTGCTTTGATTTGGATGAGAATGGTGTTCTAAAAGTGTATGCTGAGGAATCAAAGAcagggaagaagaaagagattACTATAGTGAATGAGAAAGGGAGACTTACAGCACAAGAAATCAAGAGAATGATTCAAGAAGCTGAGATGTATAAGGATGATGATGAGAAGTTTAAGGAAAAGGTTGAGGCTAAGATTGCTTTGGAGGAATATGTGTACAAGATGAGTGCTTTTATGGAAGATGCTAAGGTTAGTTCGAAGATTAAATCATCACAGAAGAAGATTATAGAGGCTGCAATTGGAGAGGCTAGAGAGCTTCTTGATAGTAACCAGCAGAAGGTTGAAACTGCTGATTTTGAGAACTGTCTTCATAAGCTTAGGAGCATTTTTGATCCAATAATAGTGTGA
- the LOC112798188 gene encoding uncharacterized protein isoform X1, whose product MQNHICYISNYTFSLYLSSPRRVMASKAHESGSRHHESRRSSTDSRHHDNSRYHDRQPSSKSTHSKHHDTQHSSSRSNGSKHHESQHSSRSDSSRHHVTQHSSRSNGSKHHESQHSSRSSASRYHESQHSSRPDSSRYHESQYSSQHSSRTGGSRCHESQHSSRHHESQYSSMRHQEGQYSSRYHENQNSSRLSRSYSSVLQGSQSSSSSIKKDTGIKKNQIVLPDRFHEHALTMMSAAREPFRCSGCKEQGFGRSYRCENKGCRYVLHEECANAVLHRKNHVSHSFFEGQEFWFLEKPLGYPRVCDACRMDVRGFVYHRKATKDVYDTGLDLHPCCLKLRYKISYNDSNATKTLTLRRNVEKKCVKCKSRKVGDDSKVKGWSYLTSDGDCFHVSCFKELFLEKIRDDYFSEKKIVVSKMQSNVVESNMKVVKVGGGSSNNSKGSSSLAKIVVVKIAPVVVKLIFSAIFGDPVSFVLALVEALVTSFN is encoded by the exons ATGCAGAATCACATTTGCTATATCTCCAATTATACTTTCTCTCTCTATCTTTCTAGTCCGAGAAGAGTTATGGCTAGCAAAGCTCATGAGTCAGGTTCGAGGCACCACGAGAGTCGACGTTCCTCTACTGATTCCAGGCATCATGATAATTCCAGATACCACGACAGACAACCTTCATCAAAATCTACTCATTCAAAGCATCATGATACTCAACATTCCTCATCAAGATCTAATGGTTCAAAGCATCATGAGAGTCAACATTCATCAAGATCTGATAGTTCCAGGCACCATGTGACTCAACATTCTTCAAGATCTAATGGTTCAAAGCATCATGAGAGTCAACATTCATCAAGATCTAGTGCTTCCAGGTATCATGAAAGTCAACATTCATCAAGACCTGATAGTTCGAGATACCATGAGAGTCAATATTCAAGTCAACATTCATCGAGAACAGGTGGTTCTAGATGCCATGAGAGTCAACATTCATCAAGGCACCATGAGAGTCAATATTCATCCATGAGGCATCAGGAGGGTCAATATAGTTCAAGATATCATGAAAATCAAAATTCATCAAGACTTAGTAGATCATACAGTTCAGTGCTACAAGGGAGCCAAAGCTCATCCTCTTCTATAAAAA AAGACACGGGAATTAAGAAGAACCAGATTGTTCTTCCCGACCGTTTCCATGAACATGCTTTAACGATGATGTCAGCCGCCAGAGAGCCATTTAGATGCAGTGGATGTAAGGAACAAGGGTTTGGACGAAGTTACCGATGTGAAAACAAAGGTTGCAGGTATGTCCTCCATGAAGAATGTGCAAACGCTGTTCTTCACCGTAAAAACCACGTAAGTCATTCATTTTTCGAAGGACAAGAATTCTGGTTCCTAGAGAAACCCCTTGGGTATCCTAGAGTTTGTGATGCTTGTAGAATGGACGTGCGAGGCTTTGTGTATCATCGCAAAGCTACAAAAGATGTCTACGACACAGGCTTGGATTTGCATCCATGTTGTTTGAAGCTAAGATACAAGATTTCTTATAACGATTCAAATGCAACAAAGACACTCACATTGCGAAGAAATGTTGAGAAAAAGTGTGTCAAATGCAAGAGTCGTAAAGTTGGGGACGATAGCAAAGTTAAAGGGTGGTCATATTTAACTTCCGATGGAGATtgctttcatgtttcttgttttaaGGAATTGTTTCTTGAGAAAATCAGAGATGACTATTTCTCGGAAAAGAAGATTGTAGTGTCAAAAATGCAGAGCAATGTTGTTGAGAGTAATATGAAAGTTGTGAAAGTTGGAGGAGGATCATCAAATAATTCAAAAGGATCTTCATCACTAGCTAAGATAGTAGTGGTAAAGATAGCACCAGTGGTAGTCAAGTTAATATTTTCAGCTATTTTTGgagatcctgtttcttttgttCTTGCTCTAGTGGAAGCCCTAGTTACTTCTTTTAAttaa
- the LOC112798188 gene encoding uncharacterized protein isoform X2, which yields MQNHICYISNYTFSLYLSSPRRVMASKAHESGSRHHESRRSSTDSRHHDNSRYHDRQPSSKSTHSKHHDTQHSSSRSNGSKHHESQHSSRSDSSRHHVTQHSSRSNGSKHHESQHSSRSSASRYHESQHSSRPDSSRYHESQYSSQHSSRTGGSRCHESQHSSRHHESQYSSMRHQEGQYSSRYHENQNSSRLSRSYSSVLQGSQSSSSSIKNTGIKKNQIVLPDRFHEHALTMMSAAREPFRCSGCKEQGFGRSYRCENKGCRYVLHEECANAVLHRKNHVSHSFFEGQEFWFLEKPLGYPRVCDACRMDVRGFVYHRKATKDVYDTGLDLHPCCLKLRYKISYNDSNATKTLTLRRNVEKKCVKCKSRKVGDDSKVKGWSYLTSDGDCFHVSCFKELFLEKIRDDYFSEKKIVVSKMQSNVVESNMKVVKVGGGSSNNSKGSSSLAKIVVVKIAPVVVKLIFSAIFGDPVSFVLALVEALVTSFN from the exons ATGCAGAATCACATTTGCTATATCTCCAATTATACTTTCTCTCTCTATCTTTCTAGTCCGAGAAGAGTTATGGCTAGCAAAGCTCATGAGTCAGGTTCGAGGCACCACGAGAGTCGACGTTCCTCTACTGATTCCAGGCATCATGATAATTCCAGATACCACGACAGACAACCTTCATCAAAATCTACTCATTCAAAGCATCATGATACTCAACATTCCTCATCAAGATCTAATGGTTCAAAGCATCATGAGAGTCAACATTCATCAAGATCTGATAGTTCCAGGCACCATGTGACTCAACATTCTTCAAGATCTAATGGTTCAAAGCATCATGAGAGTCAACATTCATCAAGATCTAGTGCTTCCAGGTATCATGAAAGTCAACATTCATCAAGACCTGATAGTTCGAGATACCATGAGAGTCAATATTCAAGTCAACATTCATCGAGAACAGGTGGTTCTAGATGCCATGAGAGTCAACATTCATCAAGGCACCATGAGAGTCAATATTCATCCATGAGGCATCAGGAGGGTCAATATAGTTCAAGATATCATGAAAATCAAAATTCATCAAGACTTAGTAGATCATACAGTTCAGTGCTACAAGGGAGCCAAAGCTCATCCTCTTCTATAAAAA ACACGGGAATTAAGAAGAACCAGATTGTTCTTCCCGACCGTTTCCATGAACATGCTTTAACGATGATGTCAGCCGCCAGAGAGCCATTTAGATGCAGTGGATGTAAGGAACAAGGGTTTGGACGAAGTTACCGATGTGAAAACAAAGGTTGCAGGTATGTCCTCCATGAAGAATGTGCAAACGCTGTTCTTCACCGTAAAAACCACGTAAGTCATTCATTTTTCGAAGGACAAGAATTCTGGTTCCTAGAGAAACCCCTTGGGTATCCTAGAGTTTGTGATGCTTGTAGAATGGACGTGCGAGGCTTTGTGTATCATCGCAAAGCTACAAAAGATGTCTACGACACAGGCTTGGATTTGCATCCATGTTGTTTGAAGCTAAGATACAAGATTTCTTATAACGATTCAAATGCAACAAAGACACTCACATTGCGAAGAAATGTTGAGAAAAAGTGTGTCAAATGCAAGAGTCGTAAAGTTGGGGACGATAGCAAAGTTAAAGGGTGGTCATATTTAACTTCCGATGGAGATtgctttcatgtttcttgttttaaGGAATTGTTTCTTGAGAAAATCAGAGATGACTATTTCTCGGAAAAGAAGATTGTAGTGTCAAAAATGCAGAGCAATGTTGTTGAGAGTAATATGAAAGTTGTGAAAGTTGGAGGAGGATCATCAAATAATTCAAAAGGATCTTCATCACTAGCTAAGATAGTAGTGGTAAAGATAGCACCAGTGGTAGTCAAGTTAATATTTTCAGCTATTTTTGgagatcctgtttcttttgttCTTGCTCTAGTGGAAGCCCTAGTTACTTCTTTTAAttaa